DNA from Fundidesulfovibrio terrae:
GACAGCATCTCCAACACCGACCGCGCCATCGACACCATCGAGCTGGCCGGGCAGTTGGCGGACAAGTCCGGCGCACTGCTGAACGAACTGGTCGCGGGCGCGCAGACCTCGGCCGAACAGATCCAGACCATCGCCGCCGCCGCCGAGGAACAGTCCGCCGCATCCGAGGAGATCAACCGCTCCCTGGAATCCGTGAGCGAACTGACCAGCCAGACCCTCGGCAGCGTCGAGAACGCCGCCGACGCCATCAAGGGGCTGCTGGGACAGGCCAACGAACTGCGGCGCATCATCGACGAACTGAAAGTCGAGGCCGGATGCCACATGCCGGCCCTGGGAGCGTAAGAGTTAAGAGGCCTCCGGCGGCCAGGGGGATCATCCCCCTGGACCCTCAATAAGCTTCGCGCCCTTGAGCGTTCTTACGCTCAAGGGCGCGAATCTATTTAGGATTCCAAAGGGACTTCGTTCCTTTGGCCGCCGGAGGCATTCTTCAGTTCTTTACTCGTTGCGCAAATACGGCCACGCCTTGCCGGACAGCATCCGCCACATGCCCGAGAGCGCCATCACCAGCGTGAGCGCCATGGCCGTCCCCAGCACGCCGAGCACCGGCCCGGCGAAGAAGCTCCACTCCACGCTCATGTAGCGGGTCACGAAGAACCACGACAGCCCGGCCCCCAGCATGAGCGCCGCCAGGCCGGCCGCCAGGCCGGCCATGCCGTGCTCGCAGAGCATGATGGTCATGATGTCGCGCCGCGTGGCCCCGCAGACCTTGTAGATCACCGTCTCGTACTGCCGCCGGGCCATGGCCGCCCGCAGGCTCTGGGCCAGCACCAGAAGCCCCGCCAGGAGCGTCACCACAGCCGAGGCCCGCACCGCCATGGCGATCTGCCCCGCCAGGTTGGAGACGTCCGCCAGGGCCTCGTCCACGCGCTGGATGCTTATGTTGCCGAAGCGCGCCCCGATGCGGTCGTATACCTCGCTTGCGGCCTGGGGCTTGGAGGGGTCCACGTAGGCCGTGGCCAGGTAGCTCATGGGGTCGTTGTCCAGAACGCCCGGCGAAAGAATGAAGGCGTAGTTGAGCGAGAGCGACAGCCAGTTGATGCGCCGCAGGCTCGCCACAGTGAGCTCCACCTCGCGCCCGAGAACGCTCACCGAGAGTCTGTCGCCCACGCGAAGCCCCAGGCCCTTGGCCACCTCGGCGTCCATGGAGACCAGCGGGGGGCCGGAGTAGTCCTCGGGCCACCACTTTCCGGCAGTGATGAGAGCGCCCTGAGACATGCCCCGGGCGGTGCTCAGGCTGCGGTCGCCACGCACGGCCCAGGCCACGTTCTCGGGTACCTGCAGGTTCTCCACGGGCACGCCCTTGACCGAAACGATGCGCCCGCGCAGCGACGGCGCGGCCTCCACGCGCGTGACGCCCTCGATGGAAGAGAGAACCTGGCGGAATTCGTCGATCTGGTAGGGCTGGACGTCCAGGAAGAAGAACGACGGGGCCTGAGCGGGCAGTTCCTCGCGCATGGTGTGTTGAAAATTGGCGTCGGAGAGGGCCACGGCCGAGAGCACCGTGAGCCCGAGTCCCAGGCAGGCCACCACCGGCCCCGTGGGGTTGCCGGGGCGGTGCAGGCCCGTGACGGCCAAGGCCAGGCGAGGGTCGCGCGGGCGCGGCAGGGCGCGCGCAACCAGAATGAGCAGCTTTGCCGCCAGCCAGAAGGCCACAGTGCAGCCCAGGGCGGAATAGATGAAGCCCCAGCCCAGTCGGGCGTCCGGGGAGCTTTCCAGCACCAGCCAGCCAAGCGCCAGCCCCATGAGCGCGGACGCGGCCAGGGCGGCGCGGCCGGGCCGGGGGCGCTCCGGGGCGGCGTAGCCCCGGAAGAGCGTCAGGGGCGACACGTGGACGCGCGACGACAGCGGCGGCAGGGCGAAGGCCACGGCCGTGAGCGCCCCGAAGAGCCCGGCCAGGGCCAAGGCCTTGGGGTAGAGCCCGGCCTTGGGGGCCACCGGCAGCACCTGGGCCAGGGCGGGCGCGCCCAGATAGCCCACGGCCGCGCCCACGGCCAGTCCCACGGCGATGCCGCAGGCGGCCAGGAACATGATCTGCAGGAAGAACACCCGGAAGACCAGCCCGCCGGGAGCGCCCACAGCCTTGAACGTGGCTATGGTTTTGGTCTTGGATTCCAGGTAGGCCGACACGGCCTCGGACACACCGAGTCCGCCGAGCAGCAGCGCCGACAGCCCCACCAGAGCCATGAGCCCGCCCAGGCGGGTGAATCCGTCGCGGATGGTGGGGGCGGCCTCGTCGGCGGTACGCACCCGGATGCTCGGGTCGTCCAGCTCCTGCTTGAGCGTCCGGGCGGCCTCGGCCGTTTGGGCCGGGGCGCCCAGGGCCAGGCGGTACTCGTAGCGCACCATGCTGCCCGGCCGGGCCAGGCCCGTGCTCTCCATTCCTTCAAGCGACACCAAAAGCCTCGGACCGAAGGCCAGCAGGCGAAACGCCCGGTCCGGCTCCTGGGTGAGTATGCCGCGTATCTGGAAGCTGGCGTCGCCCACGCCGATGACGTCGCCCACCCTGGCCTGGATTCGGGCAAGCAGGTCCGGGTGGACCAGGGCTCCGTAGACGCCCCCGCGCTCTGCCAGGGCGTCGGCAAGGGATCCGGCTCCCTCAAGGGCCGGCAGTGCGGTGACCGCCCCCAGCAGGGGATAGGCCCGGTCCACGGCCTTGAGCGACACCAGGGCGCGCTTGGCGCCGGGAGCGGCGTCGTTCTCGGCCATGGCCCGCATCTCGAGGACTTCCGAGACGCGCCCCAGCCGCGTAAGCGCCTGGAGTTCGGCGGGCTTGAGGGGGATGCTGCTCAGGCTGACCTCGAGGTCACCGCCCATGATGCTGGCGGCCTCGGCGGCCACGGACGCCCGGAACGCCTCGGAAAGCGTGCCCACCGTGGCGATGGCCGCCACGCCCAGGGCCAGGCAGCCGAGGAAGGTCCACAGCCCGCGCACCCCGCCGCGCAGTTCGCGGCGGGCCAGGCGCAGGGCGAGAGGGGCTTTCATGCGTGCTCCGTCTTCCAGGTACGCGACGCTAGAATCCCGACTGGCACTCGTAGAGTTCGTTGTTGCAGTTGGCCACGCAGGCGGCGCGCTGGTAGGGGTCGCGCAGGGTGTTGCAGAAGTTGGCGCAGTTGCCCCACTGGACGTTGCACTGGGCGCGCACCCGGGCGGCGTATGCCTCCGGGCTCTCATAAGGACGCGGCTGGATGACCGTCCCGCCGAAATAGCGCTGGTTGTGGCGGCGCCATTCCTCGGCCTCCCACTGGCGGCGGGCGTCCTCTTTCTCCTGCCAGCGCTGGCGCTCGCGCTCCTCGCGCCTCATCTCGCGCTCCTCGTGGCGGCGTTCGCGGTCATAGTCGTCACGGGACGGCGGCGGGCCGTAGGGATAATACTGGCCTTGGGCCAGGGCGGGCAGGCATGGCAGAGTCAGGGCCGAAAGAACCAGAAACACGATGATGCGGATGAACATGCATTTTCTCCTGAGGCGAAACTAATACCTATATTTCAGCACCCCAAGCCGACTCCGGCAAGATAAATTTCGTTCACCTTGTCAATCCGTCCGCCCGGCTTGACCTCGAGCCCGCCAGGGTTCAAAATGGAGTCGCCTAACTATATTCATCCAGGTTAACAGTTTTCAAGGAGCCTTCCATGGCCGCCAAACCAAGCGCCGTCTATTTCGCCAACCTTCGGGCCAGGGGTCCCAAGGACAACAAGCTCTCCCGCGTGGGCAAGCTCTTCGAGCAGGCCGGATTCAAGAAGCTCGCGGGCAAGGACGCCCTCGCTGCAGTGAAGGTCCACTTCGGCGAGCTCGGCAACGACACCTTCGTCAGCCCTGTGCTCATCCGGGCGCTGATCGACAAGCTCAAGAAATACGGGGCCAGCCCCTTCCTCACCGACACGGCCACGCTCTACTCCGGTTCGCGCCACAACGCCGTGGACCACCTGCGAACGGCGTTCCTGCATGGCTTCGGCCCCGAGACCGCGGGCGCGCCCGTGGTCGTGGCCGACGGCCTGCGCGGCAACGACTGGCGTGAGGTGCGGGTCGGGCTCAAGCATTTCAAGAAGGTCAAGATCGCCACCGGAATCCTGGAGGCCGACTCCCTGCTGGCCGTCAGCCACTTCAAGGGCCACGAGATGGCCGGATTCGGCGGGGCCATCAAGAACCTGGCCATGGGCTGCGCTCCCCCGGCGGGCAAGCGCGACCAGCACTCCCCCCGCTTCCAGGTGGACCAGGGGCCGTGCATCGGCTGCGCCGAGTGCCTGAAGGTCTGCCCGGAGAAGGCCGTGAACGTCAGCGCCAAAAAGGCCACCATCGACAAGAACCTCTGCATCGGCTGCGGCGAGTGCATCACGGTCTGCCGCCCCAAGGCCATCTCCATGGACTGGGCCACCGAACTCGGCCCCTTCACCGAGAAAATGGTGGAATACGCCTTCGGCGCGGTGAAGGGCCGCAAGGCCAAGACCGGCTACGTCAACTTCCTGGTGAACATCACTCCGGACTGCGACTGCGTGCCCTGGTCCGACGCCCCAATCGTGCCCGACATCGGAATCCTGGCCTCCAGCGACCCCGTGGCCATTGACAAAGCCTGCCTTGATCTGGTCAATCAGCAGGCGGCGCTGCCGGGTTCGCACCTGCACGCCAACCACGCCCCGGGGCAGCACAAGTTCCAGGGCCTGTGGCGGCACACCCTGGGCGATCTCCAGCTCTCCTACGCCGAGGAGATCGGCCTGGGCACCCAGCGCTACGACCTGGTCGAAATCTAGTCCGTTCGCGCATCACGCCGCCTCATTCAGCTTCCCCGTACTTGCACGGCATGCCCCGTCCCTTAACGGGACGGGGCTTTTTCCGAGGCCATTCTTCACCTCCCGAAGGATCGCCCCCACACTACAACCATACCCCAGGAGTCTGAAAGCAATGGATCAGAAGACGGCCAACCCGGCCCCCGTAGGCCTGCTCGGGTTCGGAATGACCACCATCCTGCTCAACATCCACAACGCCGGATTTTTCCCCATCAGCGCCATGATCCTGGCCATGGGGATCTTCTACGGCGGCATCGCCCAGGTGATCGCGGGCGTGCTGGAATACAAGAAGGGCAACACCTTCGCATACACGGCCTTTACGAGCTACGGCATGTTCTGGCTCACCCTGGTGTTTCTCATCGTGGCCCCCAAATGGGGCATCACCGGCGCGACCGAGCACGCCTTCATGGCCTGGTACCTGTTCGTGTGGGGCCTGTTCACCCTGTTCATGTTCATCGGCACGCTGAACAAGGGCCCGGTGCTCAAGTTCATCTTCGGGTCGCTGACCATCCTGTTCTTCCTGCTGGCCGTGCGCGACTGGACCGGCTCGGAGCTGATCGGCACCATCGCCGGCTGGGAAGGCATCGTGTGCGGCGCGTCGGCCTTCTACCTGGGCATGGCCGAGGTGCTGGAGGAAGCTCGCGGCCGCAAGATCCTGCCGTTCTAGGGCAGCTGCTGGCGTCCCAGGCGAGCCTGCAACCTCGCCGGGGCGCCGTTGTTTCCGCTTGATCCGCCGGGGGGCTTGCCGGAAACCGGCGAGGCCCCCGGCCCCTCGACTCCTCAGGCCCGCCGTGCTAGGCTTTGAAAAAAAGGGGAGTGCTTCAAGGTATTTCTCTTTTCCGCCCGGTTTGTCCTTTGGTGGTCAAAGGCCATTTCCCCCCGGGCGGTTTTTGCACAATCACACTACGGAGCACGCCGTGGACAAGATACAAGACAAGGCCCTGCAGGTGGCCAAGGAGATCGTGGTCAAGTTCGTGGAGACCGGGCGCATCTCGCCGTCCAACTTCACCAGCCACTTCTCCCGCATCTATCTCGAAGTGCTGCGCACCATCACCGAGCACACGCCCCATCCGGGCCAGTCCGGGGACGAGGACTAGCGCGTGGCGAACGATCACGGCCAGCGCGTGGCCTCCATGTTCGGGCGCATCGCGGGCTGGTACGACTTCCTCAACCATTTCCTGAGCCTGGGCCTGGACATCCTCTGGCGCAGGCGCCTGGTGGACCATCTGGAGCTGCCCCGAAGCCGCGCCAGCCGCCTGCTGGACCTGGCCGCCGGGACCCTGGACGTGTCCCTGGAGGCGGCCGGACGCCACCCGCAATGCCGGGTGGCCGCGGCGGATTTCTGCCTGCCCATGCTGGTGCAGGGAAGCGGGAAGCTTCGCGCCAGGGGCGTCTCGACCATCGCCCCGGTGCAGGCCGACGGACGCGCCCTGCCCTTCGCGGACGAAACCTTCGAGGCCGCCAGCATCGCCTTCGGCATCCGCAACATAAAGCCCCGCCAGGAGGCCTACGCGGAACTCCTGCGCGTGCTCAAACCCGGCGGACGCCTGTGCATCCTGGAGTTCGGCTCGGGCAAACAGCGCATCCTCGGCGGCATATACAATTTCTATCTGAACCGGCTGCTGCCGGCCATCGGGCGGGTGTTCTCCAAGGACGACGGCGCCTACCGCTACCTGGCCGACACCATCCTGGAGTTCCCGGACGCCCACACCCTGGCGGGCGAACTCCG
Protein-coding regions in this window:
- a CDS encoding ubiquinone/menaquinone biosynthesis methyltransferase — protein: MANDHGQRVASMFGRIAGWYDFLNHFLSLGLDILWRRRLVDHLELPRSRASRLLDLAAGTLDVSLEAAGRHPQCRVAAADFCLPMLVQGSGKLRARGVSTIAPVQADGRALPFADETFEAASIAFGIRNIKPRQEAYAELLRVLKPGGRLCILEFGSGKQRILGGIYNFYLNRLLPAIGRVFSKDDGAYRYLADTILEFPDAHTLAGELRSAGFERVYWEKLAFGIVVIHVGVKKA
- a CDS encoding acetate uptake transporter, which translates into the protein MKAMDQKTANPAPVGLLGFGMTTILLNIHNAGFFPISAMILAMGIFYGGIAQVIAGVLEYKKGNTFAYTAFTSYGMFWLTLVFLIVAPKWGITGATEHAFMAWYLFVWGLFTLFMFIGTLNKGPVLKFIFGSLTILFFLLAVRDWTGSELIGTIAGWEGIVCGASAFYLGMAEVLEEARGRKILPF
- a CDS encoding DUF362 domain-containing protein, whose amino-acid sequence is MAAKPSAVYFANLRARGPKDNKLSRVGKLFEQAGFKKLAGKDALAAVKVHFGELGNDTFVSPVLIRALIDKLKKYGASPFLTDTATLYSGSRHNAVDHLRTAFLHGFGPETAGAPVVVADGLRGNDWREVRVGLKHFKKVKIATGILEADSLLAVSHFKGHEMAGFGGAIKNLAMGCAPPAGKRDQHSPRFQVDQGPCIGCAECLKVCPEKAVNVSAKKATIDKNLCIGCGECITVCRPKAISMDWATELGPFTEKMVEYAFGAVKGRKAKTGYVNFLVNITPDCDCVPWSDAPIVPDIGILASSDPVAIDKACLDLVNQQAALPGSHLHANHAPGQHKFQGLWRHTLGDLQLSYAEEIGLGTQRYDLVEI
- a CDS encoding ABC transporter permease, giving the protein MKAPLALRLARRELRGGVRGLWTFLGCLALGVAAIATVGTLSEAFRASVAAEAASIMGGDLEVSLSSIPLKPAELQALTRLGRVSEVLEMRAMAENDAAPGAKRALVSLKAVDRAYPLLGAVTALPALEGAGSLADALAERGGVYGALVHPDLLARIQARVGDVIGVGDASFQIRGILTQEPDRAFRLLAFGPRLLVSLEGMESTGLARPGSMVRYEYRLALGAPAQTAEAARTLKQELDDPSIRVRTADEAAPTIRDGFTRLGGLMALVGLSALLLGGLGVSEAVSAYLESKTKTIATFKAVGAPGGLVFRVFFLQIMFLAACGIAVGLAVGAAVGYLGAPALAQVLPVAPKAGLYPKALALAGLFGALTAVAFALPPLSSRVHVSPLTLFRGYAAPERPRPGRAALAASALMGLALGWLVLESSPDARLGWGFIYSALGCTVAFWLAAKLLILVARALPRPRDPRLALAVTGLHRPGNPTGPVVACLGLGLTVLSAVALSDANFQHTMREELPAQAPSFFFLDVQPYQIDEFRQVLSSIEGVTRVEAAPSLRGRIVSVKGVPVENLQVPENVAWAVRGDRSLSTARGMSQGALITAGKWWPEDYSGPPLVSMDAEVAKGLGLRVGDRLSVSVLGREVELTVASLRRINWLSLSLNYAFILSPGVLDNDPMSYLATAYVDPSKPQAASEVYDRIGARFGNISIQRVDEALADVSNLAGQIAMAVRASAVVTLLAGLLVLAQSLRAAMARRQYETVIYKVCGATRRDIMTIMLCEHGMAGLAAGLAALMLGAGLSWFFVTRYMSVEWSFFAGPVLGVLGTAMALTLVMALSGMWRMLSGKAWPYLRNE